In one window of Agrobacterium larrymoorei DNA:
- the rarD gene encoding EamA family transporter RarD, producing MAMNSTLQAPQSGDSARGFVYALTAYILWGFLPFYMKAVAHISPFEVIVHRVVWSVPIAAMVLMVLGRTAEIRQALTTPRMLAMACLTASLISINWGIYIWAIGSGHALDAALGYFINPLFSILLGAILLKEKLSRMQMAAISLVAMAVALLTWNAGGLPWVAIALTVSWGFYAFFRKTLPIGPTQGFLLEVLLLTPPAIAFIIYLTATGQGHFMAGTAVDTWLLAASGLVTAVPLIFYGNGAKLLKLSTIGIMQYIAPSMIFAIAVFIFKEPFDTVRLVAFVMIWSALVIYTLPSLMRSRAAG from the coding sequence ATGGCAATGAATTCCACCCTCCAGGCTCCTCAGTCGGGCGATAGCGCCCGTGGTTTCGTCTATGCGCTGACGGCCTATATATTGTGGGGATTTTTGCCGTTCTACATGAAGGCCGTGGCCCATATTTCGCCGTTTGAAGTGATTGTCCACCGCGTCGTCTGGTCTGTGCCAATCGCCGCCATGGTTTTGATGGTTCTGGGGCGTACCGCTGAAATCCGGCAGGCGTTGACGACGCCGCGTATGCTGGCCATGGCCTGCCTCACTGCGTCTCTCATCAGCATCAACTGGGGCATTTATATCTGGGCCATCGGCTCCGGCCATGCGCTGGATGCCGCGCTGGGCTATTTCATCAATCCGCTTTTCAGCATTCTTCTCGGCGCCATTCTGCTGAAAGAGAAGCTCAGCCGCATGCAGATGGCGGCGATTTCGCTGGTGGCGATGGCCGTTGCACTGCTGACATGGAATGCCGGGGGCCTGCCATGGGTGGCCATTGCGCTCACCGTTTCCTGGGGCTTCTACGCATTCTTCCGCAAGACGCTGCCCATCGGGCCGACGCAGGGTTTTCTATTGGAAGTGCTGCTGCTGACACCGCCTGCAATCGCCTTCATCATCTATCTGACGGCCACGGGACAGGGGCATTTCATGGCCGGGACCGCGGTCGATACCTGGTTGCTGGCGGCAAGCGGTCTTGTGACTGCCGTACCGCTGATCTTCTACGGCAACGGGGCAAAGCTGCTGAAGCTTTCCACCATCGGCATCATGCAATATATCGCCCCGTCGATGATCTTCGCCATCGCCGTCTTCATCTTCAAGGAGCCGTTCGATACGGTGAGGCTGGTCGCATTCGTGATGATCTGGTCGGCGCTGGTGATCTATACGCTGCCGAGCCTGATGCGGAGCAGAGCTGCCGGGTGA
- a CDS encoding TIGR00730 family Rossman fold protein, with protein MTNKNHSIRSICVYCGSQPGRDPAYMEAGRALGKAIAENGIRLVYGGGTKGIMGAVASGVLSNGGEVTGIIPEFLVDMEATRHSLGQLNELVITKDMHERKHMMFERSDAFVTLPGGIGTLEEIVEIMTWAQLGRHAKPMVFANINGFWDPMLELIRHMRDQGFIHRAHLLNPLVISEISEIVPAIIERAIAQENPEGDPSVIAQL; from the coding sequence ATGACGAACAAAAATCACTCGATTCGATCCATCTGCGTCTATTGCGGCTCTCAGCCGGGGCGTGATCCTGCCTATATGGAAGCCGGGCGAGCCCTTGGCAAAGCCATTGCTGAAAACGGCATTCGCCTGGTTTACGGCGGCGGCACCAAAGGCATCATGGGCGCCGTTGCAAGCGGCGTCTTGTCCAATGGCGGCGAAGTCACGGGCATCATACCCGAATTTCTCGTGGATATGGAAGCGACCCGCCATTCTCTCGGCCAATTGAACGAACTTGTGATCACCAAGGACATGCATGAGCGCAAGCACATGATGTTCGAGCGGTCTGACGCTTTCGTGACGCTTCCCGGCGGCATCGGCACGCTGGAAGAGATCGTTGAGATCATGACCTGGGCGCAGCTTGGCCGCCATGCAAAGCCAATGGTTTTCGCCAATATCAACGGCTTCTGGGACCCGATGCTGGAACTGATCCGCCACATGCGCGATCAGGGTTTCATCCACCGGGCGCATCTCCTCAACCCGCTGGTCATTTCCGAAATTAGCGAGATCGTGCCTGCGATCATCGAGCGCGCCATCGCGCAGGAAAACCCGGAAGGCGATCCTTCCGTCATCGCACAGCTTTAA